A genomic window from Cricetulus griseus strain 17A/GY chromosome 4, alternate assembly CriGri-PICRH-1.0, whole genome shotgun sequence includes:
- the LOC100755805 gene encoding keratin-associated protein 11-1, with protein MSFNCSTRNCSSRPVGGRYTVPAGPVTTASARDADCLSGIYLPSSFQTGSWLLDHCQESCCEPTVCQPTCYQRTSCISTPVQVTCNRQTTCVSNPCSTPCSRPLTFVSSGCQSLGGISSSCQPVGGISTTCQPVGGISTVCQPVGGISTVCQPTCGVTRTYQQSCVSSCRRTC; from the coding sequence ATGTCTTTCAACTGCTCCACAAGAAATTGCTCTTCCAGGCCAGTTGGAGGACGTTACACTGTCCCAGCAGGCCCAGTCACCACAGCTTCAGCCCGTGATGCAGACTGCCTGAGTGGCATCTACTTACCCAGTTCCTTCCAAACTGGTTCCTGGCTCCTGGACCACTGTCAGGAGTCGTGCTGTGAGCCCACTGTCTGCCAGCCAACATGCTACCAGAGAACTTCTTGTATCTCCACTCCTGTCCAGGTAACTTGCAATCGACAGACTACCTGTGTCTCCAATCCCTGCTCAACTCCCTGTAGCCGGCCACTCACTTTTGTGTCCAGTGGCTGTCAGTCCCTGGGAGGCATTTCCAGCTCTTGCCAACCAGTGGGAGGCATCTCTACCACCTGCCAACCAGTGGGAGGCATCTCTACTGTCTGCCAACCAGTGGGAGGCATCTCTACTGTCTGCCAACCAACCTGTGGAGTCACCAGGACATACCAGCAGTCCTGTGTGTCCAGCTGCCGAAGAACTTGCTAA